The genomic stretch CAATCTCTTTTTGCCATTCCAGAGTTTGTGTAATTAtggcattatttcttctttgaatttgcTGGAGCACACATCAGAGCTtggagttatttttaatattaattaatttgtcTTAACTTTATTAAGATACAGTTCACAAATCAGAGAGTTTACCCATTTCAAGCATACAACTCAATGGCTTTTTGGTATAGTTACAAATATGTGGAACCATCACTACAGACAcctctagaacattttcatcaccacaaaGGGAGGCCATGTACCATTTAGCTGTCAGCCCTTCGGCCTCTGTAAAACCCCAGCCCTAAGCTACCACTGACCTATCTTCTGTCTTATATGtgtgcctattctggacatctcatgtaaatggaatcgtaTGATAGGCagtcttttgtaactggcttctttcacttaccataacatTTTCAAGTTCATCCACTCTAGAGCAGGTATCCGTCCTTCATTCTGgtaatggctgaaaaatattctgtgtgtgtgtgtgtgtgtgtgtgtgtgtgtgggcgcgcgcgcgtgtgcataAACCACATTCCGTTTAttgttcatccactgatggacatttgggttgttttcactttttggctattctgaatagcgctgctatgaacattcatgtacaagtttttgtgtgaacacctgttttcagttcttttggatatatacccaggagtggaatttctgggccatatggtaattctatatgtaactttttgaggaattgctacaatgttttccatagcagctgcacaaTTTTACATTCTCAGAGCAATGTACAAGGGTCCTGACTTCTCCACACTCTTTTTGACAATCATTCtattccatcttttaaaattacagccatcctagtgggtgtgaactTATATTTCAGTGTTTGGAATTTCATTTCTTCAATGACAAATGATAttaagcatgttttcatgtgcttgttggccacttgtatatacagttttagaaaaatacccattccatttttaaattgggttgtttgtcctttttttttttttttttgagctgtaagaattgtttaaaaaatttttttttaatgtttgtttatttttgagagagaaagagagagagatagaacatgagtgggggaggggtagagagagcaagtgagacagagaatcctaagcaggtttcaagctctgagctgtcagcacagagcctgatgtgggacttgaactcacaaaccttgagatcatgacctgagctgaagttggtcgcccaactgactaagccacccaggtgccccaaaccataagaattctttatacaggTAAGTCTAGATACTAGACTTCACAGATaaatgatctgcaaatatttttttcccattctgtggttgtcctttcactttcttgatcATGTCCTTTGATGTACAAGTTTTGTACTTTGgtgaagttcaatttattttttcttttgcttgtgtttttcatGTCGTACATAGaaaaccattgccaaatccaaggccATAATTtgtccctatgttttcttctaagaattgtgtagttttagttcttacatttatttatttttttttttttagtttatttatttattttgagagagcgagcacaagcaggggaggggcagagagagagggagagagaaaatcccaagcaggctccacactgtcagcacaaatcctgatgtggggctcaaacccacgaatcatgaaatcatgacctaagccgaaaccaagagtcagatgcttaaccgactgagctacccaggtgcccctagctcttacatttagatttttgatccattttgagttaatttttgttaatggtaTGAGGTAAGGGCCCATTTTTctaatgttacatattttttaaaattttaattccagtatcatGAACATACTGTGTTATATAGGTTTCAAGTGtgcaatatggtgattcaacaattctgtacacgACTCAATGTACatataagtgtactcttaatccctttcacgtTCCTCCCAGGGCCCAGTTATTTTTGAGGAACAACTCGTTTCCCTTCTCTACTCAAtttctttaagatattttatttttctgtttcttcttgtgtcctttgtaattttatatttttctttaacaatttacatttcttccatatattcaaatttattagaaatgtttgtttcatggtatccttttattatatttgaaatatctgTATTGGTAATAATGTCTCTCTTCTTATTTATGACACTggatatttgtgttttctctttttttttcttgtctaacttTGTGAGTGTCacttttattactctttttaaatagaaattgctACCTCAGTTAAGAAAtagaacgttaaaaaaaaaagaaatagaacgtTGACAATCTTTCTTCTAAGGTACTGgttgtgttttagattttatcATAGATAGTgactttacatatatatgtataaatatatgtatatacatatgtatacatatgtatgtatttatacatatatatgtattcgttcttttttgaaatatattcattttgtatagTCTTTGGTAGGGACAATAGATTTCATAACTTAAAAGCTTTAAAGGCTACAGCAAAGATTAACATGAAGCTCTAAAGCTTTGTTTAACGTATTGAGTGAAAATTTTTGAACTACAGGAGACAGAGGTCACTCAGAGTTTTTcaataaagtcattttttaaattatatttcacacataaaaatgtaaagactGTTATAATGAACACCCTAGTACTGATAACCAAGCTTAGGAAATAAAACGTTTCACATACCGATGAAATATACTGTGTGTCCCTTTCTGATTGCATTTCCTTTCTATCACCAAATCACCAATTTGGTGATTGTCTTTGCaaatcatgtttttatatttttgcctatatgtatatatccctAAGCAGTATGTACTGTTACTTTGCATTCTGTAAAGTGATATATAAATGATAGTACACGGTATGTGTTCTCCCACGGATAGTTTTTGctaaatattattcatttaataaacatttttgctgaagttttctatttttttttaatttcttttgagataatTTGGAATTGCTTGTTGAAGCTTTTTTTGTTAAAGTGATCTCCGTGCCTAACGTAGGGCTCatactcccaaccctgagatctcGAGTCgtgtgctccaccaactgaaccagccaggcacccgttGAAGCATTTTTTATGATGGCTGCTCTAAAATCCTTGTCCGATAATTCCAGCATCTGATTTACCTCTATATTGGCATCAGTTGATTACCTTTTCTCGTTTGGGTTGTGGCTTTCCTGTCCTTggtatgaatttgtttttttttttgtatcctggaaattttgaatattaagttttgaaatccTGGATCCTCTTTAAGTCTTTTATTTCAGCAGGCAGTCACCCTGTTTATGTTTAGTGCACAgtccctggctttcttttctggGCTGTGGTTCCAATGATAACATAGAATTCAGAGCCTATATAGTGCtgttctgcccccccccacacaccctttttaagtttatttacttattttgaaagagacagagacagtatgagtggagcaggagcagagagggagagggagagggagggagagagagaatcccaagcaggctccacactgccagcatagaacctgatgcagggctcaaactcatgaaatcgtgagatcatgacctgagctgaaaccaaaagtcagacgcttaaatgactgagccccccgggcgccccagctCTGGCCCATTTCATTCACCTGGCACCATCAGGGCTCCTGCTTGATCGTGCAGGTGCCGTCTGTAGGGTGGAGGGTACTTCCCCAGGCAGGTCCTGCTAAGGGGAGTGTGGGAGATACTAGGCTAAGGGGCTGTGGGTGCTTCCCTGAGCCTGCTCTCCGAGCCACCCAATGCCTGCCTCATCGCTGCTGTATTGTCTGAGGGAGTGGAAGGTGCTTTCCTGGGCTCCCCAGTGCCTCCAGGTGGTGGGTGGAGGATGCTGGGCATGTGGGACAGGGTGTTGTTTTCCAGGACCTTCTCTCTAGGTCATCTGGTGCTGATAAGCTTCTTATTCTATCTCTGTCAGTGCCCCTGAGGGAGAGAAGCATGCACCTGGGCCTCCTTCTGCCTctggtggtagtggtgggggtCATCTTTCACTGGGTGGAGGCCAGGAGATGCCGGAATGGGTCTCCCTCTACTGCTCTGTGGAGGGCCGGGAGACACTGGGCCTCTCGGTGCTTCTGGGAGGAATTCTCTGCCTGCTCTTTGCGGGTGCCGCTGGTGTAGATAGAGTAGGCCGGCCAGATATGGCGTGGAGATGGGGTTCGCCACTAAGTCTCTGATGAGCTGCCTCTTTCCTGGGCCTTCAGCCAGAAAAAAGCTGGCTTTTCCTACAGCTTTTTTCTGTCTATGCTTTTGGTGGTTCTGAGCTGTGTGCCTTTCCAGTGCCCACTCTGAGGTAcatgggagaggaaagaaatctCAGGGAATGGGGCATTGCTTCTCAAGTCCGAAGGTCCCTAGCCAATCTGCTATCTTCCCTCTACCTCTCAGATCCTCTTATGGTTGTCTGTAATTATTTCCAGGAGTTTTTAGTTGTATTTGGAGGTGAATAACAGGGAAAAGTGGGTCTATGTCTCTTGTCTAGGACCAAAAGTCTCAAAGAAAGaagcccattttattttatagttctttccTCAATCCCCCTCTCCTCTCACATTTTACTACAAACAGCAAGATGAAAGCTTAGAAATCTCTTTATATCACCAAGCTCATGGGTACACATTCTGTTTTCCATGTAACTGGTGTAGGCAGTGTTGTCACAAAGATCCCCCTTCCTCCAGTTTCCAGAAATATGTTCCTCACTTCCTTTTGAGCTGCCCCTGGCAGTGTCCTCCAAGTCCAGATTTCTATCAACCATCTGTTCAAAGCAATTCAGGCTTTCTCTGTCATGCTCTAAAAAATCCTTCCGGCTTCCACCCACTGCCCAATTCCAAAACCACTCCAATTGTAGGTATTTTTTATGTCACCACCCCACTTTCAAAATCTGTATGAGTTAGCTATTTATCcataacaaattaaaacaacgtAACAAACTTAAAACAGCACATGTTCATTATCTCTCAATGTCTGTGGTCCAGGAATCTGGGCATGACTTAGCTGGAGCTTCTACTTGTGGCTCTCTCACAAGGCtgcaatcaaggtgttggccGGAGATAAGGTCTCATCTGAAGACTCAACTAGGGAAAGATCTTTCAAGCTCATGTACGTGGTTGTTGGCAGCATGTAGTTCCTTGGGGGTTGTTGGACTGACTGTTCTGGCTATTGCCTCACTTCCTTTCTGGCTATTGTCTGAGGACGGCCCTCAGTTCCTTGTTGTGAGGATTCTCCAACATTTCAACTTGCTTAGTCAAAGGCAGTAATAAATAGAGTCAGCTAGTAAGACAGAGGTGACAATCTTATGTAACCTAATCATGAAAGTGACAGTCCATTACCTTTGtcatattctgttggttagaagcaagtcactataTTCAGCTCATACTGAAGGTAAGGGTGGTAGGGGGTGGACAGGAACACCAGGGTAGGTGGGTTATTGGGGACCATCGTAACATCTGCCTGCCATAGTTGTTACCAATATtacttacaggggcacctggatggctcagtcggttaagtgtccaactgcagctcaggtcacgacctcatggtttgtgagtttggaaccccacatcggcctctgtgctattagatcatctgtctctctctctctctctctgcccctccctactcatgcaCGTgcactttctcactctcaaaaataaacatttaaaaattactttaaaaatattcctttataattttagtgttctttaaaatgttttttaatgtttatttattttgagagagagaaagacagcatgagtggggaagtgacagagagagggagacccagaatctgaaacaggctccaggctctgagctgtcagcacagaacctgatgtggggctcgaacttaggaaccgcaagatcatgacctgagtggaagttggacacttaaccactgatccacccaggtgccccaattttagtGTTTTAATAGCCAATAATCTTTATCTTTTATGGAACACTTACTAAACCTTAGTTTTTAGCCAACAAAAAAGGATCAAAATAATAACTTGTTGTGACTTTAGAACCTCCAGTTATTATAACTATGCTATAATGCTTCATTCATTTGTGGAAACATGTTGATGTGACTGCATAGTAAAGGTTCTTCTGAGGTAGTTGCTTCCTTTCTTGAACCACTACAGCAGTTTGGCCATGTCTTCCTTACATTTTAGCACTTCTAAATTTCCAAAAGAgatatttatagttttatctcCCCTGCTGGACCGTAGGCTGCTTGaggtaaattttataaaatgtatagtctctctctatatatcttaGCATTTTTTCTATCCCCGACTGCAcctaaaagaatatatttacCATGGAGTTAAGTTGATAGCTGTTTACAAAAGAGTccctggggctcccgggtggcccagttagttgagtgtctaactcctgatttcggctcaggtcatgatcccagggtcgtgggatcaagcacctcatcagactctgctgagcatggagcctgcttgggattctctctctctttccttctgcccctctcccccacttgcgcgcgctctctctctcaaatataaataaataaataaataaataaataaataaataaataaattcctgtaGCATTAAAAACCATGCACCCAACATCACTGCAACCATAAAAGTAAGATATGTATTTGGTAGAATGTCTCTAGTTCACCTAAGTTCAATCAGATACTAGACAGATTAAATGCTAATTGAGAATACTTACAAGCACTGTATCTCCCAACACTGAAAAACAGAGTTTTTAATGAGTGAGTTGatgaatattttttccctttacatatatccctttgacattgtgtgtgtgcgtgcgtgtgtgtgtgtgtgtgtgtgtgtacacgtgtatctatctatccatccatccatctttattttctgaacCAGGAGAGTCTGgtgtgtttcttcattttgtgcCTCCAAAAGTATGtccacattatttataatatgtagCTAATAACACCACTGtgcattaatattaaattaacatCCATTTATTCTTACTCCAATTTAGGTAGATTTAGATGGTTTAAAACTgcaaggagaaaaacaatttattttggaAGATTGCACATTTTTGTAAGTTTCCAAAAACACGGAGACGTTTAATGTTTCGTAGTTGAGGAATTATTGTGATTCACTTATTAATCCATAAACCTAATGATACAACCATCAAATGCTCTTTGAATGCCATGCTATCTTCACATGTTTAATTTGTGGGGGAGTTCTAAAATTTGGATCCCAATTGTATTCTGGTGATAACAACTTAGTGGGTTTATtgataaacaaatatttgtttaaataatgttCATATATGCTCTTGAGTCCATTTCTGTTGTCACTGGTAACTCCTTTTTGATATTCTTTAATGAAGGCTAAAACCTCATGGGGTGTGCCACCAAAAACTGCACTCTGGTAATAGAAATCTCCCTCTCCAAAAGGGATGAAAGCTGCTGATTTAGGTCTTCTCTCATAGGGGAAATTTTCAGCATGTCTAAAATACCACCATGCATGGAGTTGAGCTACAGACTTGCCCAGGGTTTCCACCCCAAAGTCATTCTTGAAGATCTGGTTTACAGTCATACTGAAGAGAAAGTTGACTTCATGTTGGATATGTTCTATGATGTACATATCCAAGTTTTTCATGTATATGTAATTGAAGTCTTTCCACACATGTTGTTTGAGTACAGTACATAGTTTAAATGTTCGAAGGGGCCCT from Panthera uncia isolate 11264 chromosome D4, Puncia_PCG_1.0, whole genome shotgun sequence encodes the following:
- the LOC125927297 gene encoding glycosyltransferase 6 domain-containing protein 1-like isoform X4; this encodes MNLSLIPAKQAKVANNLRKRPDVKTTTDWFAPIIWEGTYNRQVLEKYYKRLNITIGLAVFATGKFVDQYLEQFLQSANKHFMIGYNVIFYILMDDFSKLPPIELGPLRTFKLCTVLKQHVWKDFNYIYMKNLDMYIIEHIQHEVNFLFSMTVNQIFKNDFGVETLGKSVAQLHAWWYFRHAENFPYERRPKSAAFIPFGEGDFYYQSAVFGGTPHEVLAFIKEYQKGVTSDNRNGLKSIYEHYLNKYLFINKPTKLLSPEYNWDPNFRTPPQIKHVKIAWHSKSI
- the LOC125927297 gene encoding glycosyltransferase 6 domain-containing protein 1-like isoform X2; translated protein: MNSKWKMLLLTSFALLLMLIKHRSRIKNHLEKIDLCWENEKELRLSDWFNPKKRPDVKTTTDWFAPIIWEGTYNRQVLEKYYKRLNITIGLAVFATGKFVDQYLEQFLQSANKHFMIGYNVIFYILMDDFSKLPPIELGPLRTFKLCTVLKQHVWKDFNYIYMKNLDMYIIEHIQHEVNFLFSMTVNQIFKNDFGVETLGKSVAQLHAWWYFRHAENFPYERRPKSAAFIPFGEGDFYYQSAVFGGTPHEVLAFIKEYQKGVTSDNRNGLKSIYEHYLNKYLFINKPTKLLSPEYNWDPNFRTPPQIKHVKIAWHSKSI
- the LOC125927297 gene encoding glycosyltransferase 6 domain-containing protein 1-like isoform X1, with amino-acid sequence MERMNSKWKMLLLTSFALLLMLIKHRSRIKNHLEKIDLCWENEKELRLSDWFNPKKRPDVKTTTDWFAPIIWEGTYNRQVLEKYYKRLNITIGLAVFATGKFVDQYLEQFLQSANKHFMIGYNVIFYILMDDFSKLPPIELGPLRTFKLCTVLKQHVWKDFNYIYMKNLDMYIIEHIQHEVNFLFSMTVNQIFKNDFGVETLGKSVAQLHAWWYFRHAENFPYERRPKSAAFIPFGEGDFYYQSAVFGGTPHEVLAFIKEYQKGVTSDNRNGLKSIYEHYLNKYLFINKPTKLLSPEYNWDPNFRTPPQIKHVKIAWHSKSI
- the LOC125927297 gene encoding N-acetyllactosaminide alpha-1,3-galactosyltransferase-like 1 isoform X3; its protein translation is MLSFVQKRIKNHLEKIDLCWENEKELRLSDWFNPKKRPDVKTTTDWFAPIIWEGTYNRQVLEKYYKRLNITIGLAVFATGKFVDQYLEQFLQSANKHFMIGYNVIFYILMDDFSKLPPIELGPLRTFKLCTVLKQHVWKDFNYIYMKNLDMYIIEHIQHEVNFLFSMTVNQIFKNDFGVETLGKSVAQLHAWWYFRHAENFPYERRPKSAAFIPFGEGDFYYQSAVFGGTPHEVLAFIKEYQKGVTSDNRNGLKSIYEHYLNKYLFINKPTKLLSPEYNWDPNFRTPPQIKHVKIAWHSKSI